TGTTATCCCCACGGAACAGTCCTAAAAAGGCTTCTACGGTATTTTCAAAACCTTCCACTACATTTTCACGGTACTGTATTTTCCCTTCACGAACCCACTGCGATAACTGAATGATCGCTTCTTTATTATGCTCGGCATAGTCTGAAACAATAAATCCTTTCATTAAAGAACTTGTAGTTAGAAGCTGTCCTGCTACCCTCGGGCCAAGCTCTGGTTTTTCAAGATTATATTGCGAGATTTGTCCACAAATAATCGTTCTGGATTGGAAATTAATTCTCGACATGACGGCATCACTTACCGCCCCTCCAACATTGTCAAAATACACATCTACACCGTTAGGACATACCTCCTTCAATGCTTGACGAAGATTTTCAGTTGTTTTATAGTTAATTGCAGCATCAAAACCTAATTCATCCGTTAAAAATGCACATTTGTCATCTCCACCGGCAATCCCGACAACCCGGCAGCCTTTTAGTTTGGCAATTTGACCAACGACAGTTCCAACAGCACCGGAAGCGCCGGATACGACTACCGTTTCTCCTTCCTTTGGCTGTCCTATGTACATAAGGCCAAAATATCCTGTTAATCCAGGCATTCCCAATACATGCAGTGCTGTAGCAACAGGACCCCATTCAGGGTTAATCTTTCGAACTCCCTTTCCATCCGTCACATTGTATTCAGCCCAATTGAGTATCCCTTCGACATACTGTCCCTCTTGAAATCTATCGTTTTTAGATTCTATTATTTTTCCTACAATACCGCCTTTAAAAGGTTCTCCCACCTTGTATGGCTCTGCATAGGATTTAGCATCTGACATTCTGCCCCGCATATAAGGATCGACTGACAGATAAAGTGAGCGGATTAATACGTCCCCTTCATTCAAAACAGGTAGATTCTCCTCCCTAATTTCAAAGTTGCTTTCGTCTGGCATCCCTTTAGGCCTGGCTTTAAAATATATGACACGGTTTGTCAATTCGAACACTCCCATCTACTTTTCTCCTTGCTACAACATTAGTTGTCCCTTACATGTTCTACTTTGTAAGCGTTTATCCCTGCTTGGATCCTCAACTATTCTAATTCAAAAGTAAGGATTTATTAATTTTTAGTCTCTACACTGAAATTACTGTTATTTCAGTGTAGAGACTAATTTTTACTCACAAGAAAAAACCTGCAGCCTCCCACCAAATGGGATGTTACTGCAAGTTTTCTATGATCAACCATATACTATTTTGCCGAAACCAATGCTGGTATTAAGGCATCCGCTTTAGGCGACCCCACACCAGTTACTAAATCAAATCCTGACTGTGAGGTATATCCTCCATTGCTACCCGTTAGAACATCATGATAATTATTTACATATCCTGTGGAGTTGGTGGAACCTGCGATCGAATAAAGCTGAGATATAGCGCTTTGACTAGTCAACGGGGTTGTGCGCCCTTGGTCTGCCAGCGCGATCAGTGCTGCCCAGCATGGTGATCCAAAGCTAGTTCCCCCTACCTGATACCAGCCCTTTTGGCCGTTGTATAGCGTGCTATCGTATACGGCAACACCGGTATTTGGATCTGCGTCCCATGAAACATCGGGGTTTCCTCTGTGGTTTCCGACAACATTTTGCCAAAGATCCTCGTAGTTTGGTCTTACCTCATATGTGCTTGTTCCCCCTCCCGATCCTGACCATCCAGCCTCAGAAATATAAGATCCTGTTGAATCTAATTGAAGGTTGGTTCCTCCTACTGAAAGGACATTTGGAGAGGAGGCCGGCCAAGAAACCCCTGAACCATTGTCACCAGAAGAGGCCACATATACTGTACCAGTATGTTGGAAATGGGGGTCATAACTCGCTTCACCCGTGAATTCTGATCCTCCCCAGCTGTTTGAAACGACTTGCACACCTTTAGATGTTGCATAATCTACAGCTGATAGCAAATTCGTAATCGAAGCTGATTTTGCCACCACCAACAGAATTTTGGCTTTAGGAGCAATGGCATGGACCCACTCGACATCAAGAGCCGTTTCAAGCGCCCAGCCTCCATCTGTTTTGCTTGGTTTCCCATTTGGATAAGCAATGGTTAAGGCTGCTTGTGGAAGTCCAAACTGGTTGTTAAACACTTGAAGATCATTTTGAATGGTCGGGCTGCCAAAAGCATCTACAATAGCAATGGTTTGCCCACTGCCATCTGCAGATACTTTATCCAATCCATATGCCTTTTTAATCTTTGCAGGTGTATACCCGTTTTGATAGGTTGGAGTAGCATTGTTATTTTTCATATGAATGGGCGGATGGGCATCACCTAGCGGCCGCTGTGCAGAAAAACCGGTTAATGATAAAAATATGACAGAGATGATAACAACGAAAGAAAGATTTCGGACCATTTTTTTCAAAATCGGACTCCCCCTTTTGCATGTAATCCCTATATTTTATTTTCACCGATTTGAAAAAAGCCCAAAAATACTTGAAGCAAAAGCCCTAAAATAGGAAAATATGATCCGTTGAATCAGGAGAAAAACCGTTACTAAAATATAAAAGACTATTTGACACATATGATGGGATAATTTTTCAAGAATTTATTCATTCTATAAAGGGATGCGAATCCCTTTATGAAAAAGCAGCTATTAAGGTGAATGGGTTTGATTACATACGCAGAAAGGAGAGGGATCATGACGAACCGTAATGATAACAGGAAACAGCCGCACACTGGCGGCAATAACAACAGGAACAATGACACAGAATTTGGAAGCGAATCAGCTTTAAGTAAAAAAGCAAGGAAGAAAGCAGCAAGAGAAAGTAGAAATAGTTAAAAAGAAAATGGATAGCCTTTTGTTAATAAAAAGGGCTATCCATTTCCTTTTAGAAAAACGATCTCATTCGAGTTGGTCTTCCAATAAATACTTGGAAAACATACAGAATGATGGATGAACCGAATGAAAGAAAGAATATATAGATCGGTTTAAAATGAACAAATTTAAATACCTTGAAGTAAGGGAATAATTTTTTCAAGCTAAAGGCAAGGAGCGAATCCATGATCAAGTTTGTGAATAGGTACCGGCCCAACTTTCCGAAAGTAAGATGAAAAATCCACAACGTACCAGCTACATATGGACCTAGAAGAAAACAAAATTCATGCAATGTCCTGATCTTAAATCCGCCTTTGTTGGTCCACCACTTAAATGCTATTGCCAAAGCATCAGTCATAAGTACTAAATATCCAGAAAGGATCGTAACCGGCAAATATTTTCTAACTGATTCTTTCGGATAAAAAATCAAACTTGCCCATGATAAAACCATCACTAAAAGAGTAAAAATACTGGATGATCTATATTTTGCAGCCAAATAAATCCCCCCTTTTATCCCTATTCTTTGAACCAGTACTAACATTTATACAAAATGTGGGGGCCAGCCTTTTTGTTAAAAAGATAAAAAAGCATCACCCGATATTTTGGAGTGATGCTAAAATATACGATGTATATTCATTAAATGAGGAATCAGCAAGACCCCCCACAATAGGGTGATCCATGCGGCGAAAATCATAGCCAATGATGAGAAGGTTGCTTCCTGTTTCCCGTATTCCAATGCTTTATTCGTACCAACACCATGCGCCCC
Above is a genomic segment from Neobacillus endophyticus containing:
- a CDS encoding NADP-dependent oxidoreductase, whose product is MGVFELTNRVIYFKARPKGMPDESNFEIREENLPVLNEGDVLIRSLYLSVDPYMRGRMSDAKSYAEPYKVGEPFKGGIVGKIIESKNDRFQEGQYVEGILNWAEYNVTDGKGVRKINPEWGPVATALHVLGMPGLTGYFGLMYIGQPKEGETVVVSGASGAVGTVVGQIAKLKGCRVVGIAGGDDKCAFLTDELGFDAAINYKTTENLRQALKEVCPNGVDVYFDNVGGAVSDAVMSRINFQSRTIICGQISQYNLEKPELGPRVAGQLLTTSSLMKGFIVSDYAEHNKEAIIQLSQWVREGKIQYRENVVEGFENTVEAFLGLFRGDNIGKQLVKVAEE
- a CDS encoding S53 family peptidase produces the protein MVRNLSFVVIISVIFLSLTGFSAQRPLGDAHPPIHMKNNNATPTYQNGYTPAKIKKAYGLDKVSADGSGQTIAIVDAFGSPTIQNDLQVFNNQFGLPQAALTIAYPNGKPSKTDGGWALETALDVEWVHAIAPKAKILLVVAKSASITNLLSAVDYATSKGVQVVSNSWGGSEFTGEASYDPHFQHTGTVYVASSGDNGSGVSWPASSPNVLSVGGTNLQLDSTGSYISEAGWSGSGGGTSTYEVRPNYEDLWQNVVGNHRGNPDVSWDADPNTGVAVYDSTLYNGQKGWYQVGGTSFGSPCWAALIALADQGRTTPLTSQSAISQLYSIAGSTNSTGYVNNYHDVLTGSNGGYTSQSGFDLVTGVGSPKADALIPALVSAK